The following is a genomic window from Actinomadura rubteroloni.
TGAAGTCGGTGCAGGACGGGGACGCGCTGTCCATGACGTCCGTCCAGCTCGGTGGCGCCGTCCTGGTCTTCCTTCTGCTGTCCGTCGTCACGCCGGGAGCCGGCGGCACCCCGTGGGACGCCGCCGGCTCGCTCGACCTCGGCGGTTGGACCGGGCTGCTGTACCTGTCGGTGTGCTGCACGCTGTTCGCGTTCTTCGTCCAGATGTGGGCCGTGCGGCGCACATCGCCGTCACGCGTGAGCCTCCTTCTGGGCACCGAACCGGTGTGGGCCGCCGTCGTCAGCATCGCGCTGGCGGGCGACCGGCCCGGTCTGCTCGGACTGGCCGGCGCGATCCTCGTTCTGCTGGGGACGGCCTGGGGGCGCAGGACGGCGGAGACCGCACCGATCGAGTCGTCCGTCATCGAGACGCCCATCGAGCCGGTGAGCCGCGCGCAGGCCACGTGACCAAGGTTAGGCCCGCGAACGCGCGGGGGACGCTTCGCCGAACGTGGCGGCGCGCTTGTTCGTCGCCGCCGCGTTCGCCGTCCGGCCGACCTACGAGTTCCCGCGCGTCGGCGGGGCGAACGTCTCGTCGGCGGTGAGCATGTAGAGGGCGTAGGCGGCGATGGACGAGTCGTCGGTGATGACGCCTTCGCGGATCATGCGGCGTACGTCCGTCTCGGCGAACCACTGCTGGCGCATGTCCTGTTCCTCCAGTTCGCGGGCGTGCTCGCCGGGTGTGAGGTCCGTCGCGACGAAGACGGCGTAGCGCTGGCCGCTCATGCCGTGGGCGGCGTCCAGGCGGCCGAGCCGCGTCAGCGTCGCGGCGCGCAGGCCCGTCTCCTCGGCCAGTTCGCGCCGAGCGAGTTCCTCGGGATCCCCGGCGCGGCGGCCGGGCAGCGATCCTTGCGGGAAGTTCCAGCTCCGGCGTTCGACGGGATAGCGGTACTCCTCGACCAGGTGGAAGCCGCCGTTCTCGAACGGCAGGACGACCACGAAGTCCGGCTTGTCGACGACGCCGTAGATGCCGCGCGACCCGTCCGGCCGCTCGATCTCGTCCTCCCGGACGGTCATCCACGCGTTCTCGTAGACGACCCGGCCGCCCAGCTTCCGCACGTCGCTCATCCGGGCAGTCTAAAAGCGCCGCCCGGTCAGGCGTCCATGCTCGCGGCCCGCGGGCGTGCGCATTCGGGGAACAGGCTCGCCAGCCGGGTGAGGGCGTGGGCGACGGCCGGGACGTTCAAAGGTTCCCGGGCGATGGTGATGATGGTGGTCCCGGCCACCCGGATGGCCTTGCGGTTGGTGACGTCGGTCAGCCAGTCGTAGCAGCGGCTGAGCACCGGGTCGTGCAGAGTGCGGAGCACGGTGATGATGGCCGGTTCGTTGCGCAGAAGCGCCCGGTACGCCTGGCTCGCCACGAAGATGGCGTTCTCGCTGCGGTCCGGATGGGCCGGATTGTTGGCCGGGTCGCGTCCCCAGTCGATGGCGGCCTGCTCCGCGGTCCCCCACTCGTTGTCGTGGACGGCCTTGCGCGCCAACCGTCCCGCCTTCAGATCGGTGAGGTAGCGGGCCCAGGGCCGGGCGCCGGGATCGCCGTAGTCGTCGTCGCTGACGCCCGCCGCGAGCGCGACGCCGCGCAGGATCGCCTCAATGTCCCCGGCGTTGGTGTAGGACGCCCACGTGCCGGGCGCGCCCATCTTCTCGTCCAGGAACACCTGGATGACTCCTTCGATGACGTTCCAGCGCGCGAAGCCCTTCTCGAAGGACTGCGCGCGGCCCTCCTGGAGGGCGTGGACGAGCATCAGGCGGTCGGCCATCGGCATCCGCGCGATGTCGCCGATCCGGCAGGCCAGCGTCTCCGCGCAGGCGCGCGGCGACACCGTCGCGGCGGGGACGGCGCTCGCGGCCGACGCGGGCGCGACGAGCAGGACGGCGGCGAAGGCGGGGAGGAAGAGGAACCGTCGTGGCGGGAGCACGCTCCCGTTGTAACGCCTGAGGCGTGCGCGGCGCGTCCCGAGTGAGGGTTCTCTGAGCTTTTCCGGAGCCAGTCCTCGCCTGCGGGTAAGCCCCACCGGCTCACCCGCGCGGAGACGGGCGGAAAAATCAGCGGCGGAACGTCACCACTTCGCCGGACTCGCCGGCCGCCGCCTTGCCCGCGGCCGGGACGATGTGCTCGCCGGGGCCCTCGGCCAGCAGTTCGCGGGCGCGCAGGACGATCTCCAGGTCGAACCGCAGGTCCGGGTCCATGAGCTGGTCGCCGAAGAGTTCTTCGAGCTGGCGCAGGCGGTACCGGACGGTCTGCGGGTGGACGTGCAGCCGCATCGCGACCTCGTTGGCGTTGCGGCCCGACTGGAGCCAGGCGAGCAGCGTCTCGGCCAGCCGGTCCTGCTGGCTCGGGCGCAGGTGGGCGAGCGGCGCCAGCCGGATCCCGGCCAGGCCGTTGATCAGGTCCTCGTCCTGGAAGAGGATCAGCGTGGACATGTGCTCGACGCTGCGGATCACGCCCGCGTTCTTCGGCGCCTCGATGACGCCGCGCTCGACCAGCCCGAGCGTCCGGCGCGCCCAGGCGATGGAGCGGTGGGCCTCGGCGAGGGGGACGGTCGGGCCGACGACCGCGAGCATCCCGCCGAGCGCACGGTCCACCAGCCGCGCGCGGCCCGGCCCGTCGGGGTCGGGGAAGATCAGCGCGGGGTTGCGGCGGCTCAGGTCGACCAGGATGTCCTGCGGGAACGCGGGCGGACGGCCGTCGGAGTGGCGGCGGGCCAGCGCGACGGCCGCGACCGTCCGGGGCACCGGCCAGCGCGCGGCGGCGGCGAGGTCGGCGATGGCCTCGCCGGTGGCGGGCGGGTCGGCGAGCAGCAGGTCCAGGAGGCGCTTGCGGCGGCGCTGCATCTCGCCCGCGACGGCGGCCTGCGCCTGCGCGTAGCCCTCGGCGGCGGCGACGGCCAGCTCGTCCTGGAACATCATGATCGCCTCGCCGACCGCGCCGAGCGTGCGGGGCTCGACGCCGAGGTTGACGGCCCCGGCGGTGATCCGCCGCCAGGCGATCATGGCGCCGACGCGCATCGCGGTCTGCATCGCGTCCAGGCTGCGGCCCTCGCCGGCCTCGCCCCGGCCGATCGCGCGGAAGAAGTCGGTGACCGACGACGGCTCGCTGTCGGGTTCGGCCACGCGGTCCACGAAGTACTGGAGGACGCGCTCGACGGCCATCCGCAGGATCCCCGAGTACGGGCCCTCGCCCTGCCGGTCGTACTCGCGCACCCGGGCCTGGATCTCCTGGATCATGTCGTCCGCCACCTCGTCCAGGTGGGGCCGCATGTGCTCGGCGAGGTCCCGGGGCAGTTCGGCCCAGGGACGTCGGTCCGCGTCCTCCGCCACGTGTCCTCCCGGCTGGTCGCCCGCGCCCGCTGAACCCGACACGAGATCTGATAACTGGCCAATGTGGCTGATGTGGTCCAAGCATGACTCTTCGCCCGGATGCGAGCAAAGTGTAGGACGAGCTTTCTTGCGCTCCCGCCTTCCCCGAACGGCGGGAGGTAAAAGTTCGGGCTAAAAACAGACGTCCCGGAACCGCCGCAGCGGTCCCGGGACGTCCGCGCAGGTCAGCGCCGGTACAGGTTCAGCTTGTCCTCGCCGACGCGCTCGCGCAGCTCCGGGTCGTCCACGCCCTGGCCCTCGCCGGTCGCGCCGCACAGGACGGCCACCTTGCCGATGTGCCGGTTCGTCTGGACGGCCCGCGTCGCGTCCCCCGCGCCCTCCAGCGGGAAGACCGCCGACAGCGTCGGGTGGATCATGCCGAGCCCGATGAGCCGGTTCGTCTGGACGGCCTCGTGGTAGTTGAAGCCGTGCGAGCCGATGATGCTCTTGAGCCGCATCCACAGGAAGCGGTTGTCGTACTCGTGCTTGAACCCGGTGGACGAGCCGCACGTCACGATCTTGCCGCCGCGCTTGGCGACGTACACCGACGCGCCGAACGTCTCGCGGCCGAGGTACTCGAACACGATGCCCGGGTCCTCGCCGACCTGCCGCCGGATCGCCTCGCCCAGCATCCGGCCCGCCTTCGGGTGCCGCAGGCCCTGCTCGCCGAGGTCCAGGTCGTTGCGGTTGATCACGTAGTCGCAGCCCTGCGCGCGGACCAGTTCGGCCTTCTCGTCCGACGACACCACGCCGACCGGGATCCCGCCGCCGTTCTTCACGAACTGCGTCGCGTACGAGCCGAGCCCGCCCGTCGCGCCCCAGATCAGCACGACGTCGCCCTGCTTCATCCGCGCGCCGTGCGAGCCGACGAGCATCCGGTACGCGGTGGCG
Proteins encoded in this region:
- the ccrA gene encoding crotonyl-CoA carboxylase/reductase; the protein is MAQSDALLEAARNGASERELLDIDLPTRFRAAFTLKDEVGIFEGEKDKDVRRSLHVGEVDMPELAPDECVVAVMSAAINFNTVWSAIFEPVPTFAFLEKFGRQGWYGARHNLPYHILGSDGSGVVVRTGAGVKHWKVGDRVVLSPSYVDEEDHGSYDDGMMSETQLAWGFETNFGSLGEYCIVKANQLIPKPKHLTWEEAGANTLCAATAYRMLVGSHGARMKQGDVVLIWGATGGLGSYATQFVKNGGGIPVGVVSSDEKAELVRAQGCDYVINRNDLDLGEQGLRHPKAGRMLGEAIRRQVGEDPGIVFEYLGRETFGASVYVAKRGGKIVTCGSSTGFKHEYDNRFLWMRLKSIIGSHGFNYHEAVQTNRLIGLGMIHPTLSAVFPLEGAGDATRAVQTNRHIGKVAVLCGATGEGQGVDDPELRERVGEDKLNLYRR
- a CDS encoding PucR family transcriptional regulator, which gives rise to MRPHLDEVADDMIQEIQARVREYDRQGEGPYSGILRMAVERVLQYFVDRVAEPDSEPSSVTDFFRAIGRGEAGEGRSLDAMQTAMRVGAMIAWRRITAGAVNLGVEPRTLGAVGEAIMMFQDELAVAAAEGYAQAQAAVAGEMQRRRKRLLDLLLADPPATGEAIADLAAAARWPVPRTVAAVALARRHSDGRPPAFPQDILVDLSRRNPALIFPDPDGPGRARLVDRALGGMLAVVGPTVPLAEAHRSIAWARRTLGLVERGVIEAPKNAGVIRSVEHMSTLILFQDEDLINGLAGIRLAPLAHLRPSQQDRLAETLLAWLQSGRNANEVAMRLHVHPQTVRYRLRQLEELFGDQLMDPDLRFDLEIVLRARELLAEGPGEHIVPAAGKAAAGESGEVVTFRR
- a CDS encoding NUDIX domain-containing protein → MSDVRKLGGRVVYENAWMTVREDEIERPDGSRGIYGVVDKPDFVVVLPFENGGFHLVEEYRYPVERRSWNFPQGSLPGRRAGDPEELARRELAEETGLRAATLTRLGRLDAAHGMSGQRYAVFVATDLTPGEHARELEEQDMRQQWFAETDVRRMIREGVITDDSSIAAYALYMLTADETFAPPTRGNS